From Nicotiana tabacum cultivar K326 chromosome 22, ASM71507v2, whole genome shotgun sequence, one genomic window encodes:
- the LOC107814990 gene encoding CASP-like protein 1E2, whose amino-acid sequence MMDTNGGELDGCSEEIKKMKTVEINNTGSEPKNSCRSYEMVLRMMGLIFTLVAAIVAGTNKDTQDVAITLVDGLPPLHLTLTAKWNYMSSTVYFVVVNAIACAYAATSMAFPALNMGGSRRNWACSSMLVIALDLTMVALLFSANGASAAIGVIALNGNSHTHWHKVCYAFKRYCIQGGAALVMSMLGSFFFLCLVLLLPLNLHRTASLNI is encoded by the exons ATGATGGACACAAATGGAGGAGAACTTGATGGGTGCAGCGAGGAGATCAAGAAAATGAAGACAGTGGAGATAAATAACACAGGTTCTGAGCCAAAAAATAGTTGTAGAAGCTATGAAATGGTGTTAAGAATGATGGGGCTAATATTCACTCTAGTAGCGGCTATTGTGGCTGGCACCAACAAAGATACTCAGGATGTTGCCATAACTCTCGTAGACGGCTTACCTCCTTTGCACCTTACTCTAACTGCCAAATGGAATTATATGTCTTCCACTGT GTACTTTGTGGTAGTGAATGCAATAGCATGTGCATATGCAGCAACATCAATGGCGTTTCCAGCTCTAAATATGGGTGGAAGTAGAAGAAATTGGGCATGCTCTTCAATGCTTGTTATTGCTCTAGACCTCACAATGGTGGCGCTGCTCTTCTCGGCCAACGGGGCTTCAGCTGCAATTGGAGTCATTGCACTGAATGGCAACTCTCATACGCATTGGCACAAGGTTTGTTACGCTTTCAAGAGATATTGCATCCAAGGGGGAGCTGCTCTTGTTATGTCTATGCTCGGTTCATTCTTCTTTCTTTGCCTGGTGTTGCTCCTCCCTTTGAATCTTCACAGAACAGCTTCTCTAAATATTTAA
- the LOC107814991 gene encoding zinc finger protein CONSTANS-LIKE 13, protein MTELKEDQEDQNQQPQRRLCDFCGENTALLYCRADSAKLCFSCDREVHSTNQLFTKHTRWLLCDSCDSSPASILCCTDSCVFCQNCDWESHNLSLSPAHERRPLEGFTGCPCVSELLSILGFEDLGKKALSYGDSVTSDGGGYGFSDWLVWDTPSVVSLDDLIAPNDSGHNFQAIGVPPLPKNRNAACGKHKEEILSQLRELSKLEPNSSDDQDDIVAFQFMEPAQNRHLGFKGSGFMQNSEHAVVPSSEGSAFNWCSDTGEFTDQGFSSSLADCFIETKCLLPDRDSDVGDASGGANEEQSHNPSIAETFQMVPKVAHRELNSQERETAVSRYKEKKKTRRYEKHIRYVSRKVRAESRTRIKGRFAKMDMHQ, encoded by the exons ATGACTGAACTGAAAGAGGATCAAGAAGATCAGAATCAGCAGCCACAAAGGCGGCTCTGTGATTTCTGCGGTGAAAATACTGCACTTTTATACTGTAGAGCAGATTCTGCTAAGCTCTGTTTTAGCTGTGACCGTGAAGTTCATTCCACTAATCAGCTTTTCACTAAGCATACACGTTGGCTGCTCTGTGATTCTTGTGATTCATCTCCAGCTTCTATATTGTGTTGTACGGACAGTTGTGTTTTCTGTCAGAATTGTGATTGGGAATCTCATAATCTGTCCCTTTCACCTGCTCATGAAAGGAGACCACTTGAAGGTTTTACAGGGTGTCCTTGTGTATCTGAATTGTTGTCAATTCTTGGATTTGAAGATTTGGGGAAGAAGGCTCTTTCGTATGGGGACTCTGTTACTTCAGATGGAGGAGGATATGGCTTTTCTGATTGGCTTGTTTGGGATACTCCTTCTGTTGTTAGTCTTGATGATTTGATTGCTCCTAATGATTCTGGACATAATTTTCAAGCTATTGGGGTTCCTCCTCTGCCCAAG AACCGAAATGCTGCATGTGGGAAACACAAGGAAGAAATACTTAGTCAGCTTCGTGAACTATCAAAGCTGGAACCAAATTCTAGTGATGATCAAGATGATATTGTAGCATTTCAGTTCATGGAACCTGCCCAAAATCGTCATTTGGGATTTAAAGGTTCAGGATTTATGCAGAATTCAGAGCACGCTGTAGTTCCTTCCTCTGAG GGAAGTGCCTTTAACTGGTGCAGTGATACTGGAGAATTCACAGATCAaggcttttcttcttctttagcagATTGCTTCATTGAAACAAAGTGTTTACTTCCCGACAGAGATTCAGATGTTGGTGATGCTTCTGGTGGAGCAAATGAAGAACAATCTCATAATCCTTCCATTGCTGAAACATTCCAAATGGTACCTAAAGTTGCTCATCGTGAGTTAAACAGCCAAGAAAGAGAAACTGCTGTCTCACGGTacaaggagaaaaagaaaacaaggag ATATGAGAAGCATATTAGGTACGTGTCAAGGAAGGTTCGGGCAGAAAGTAGGACAAGAATCAAGGGGCGTTTTGCCAAGATGGACATGCATCAGTAA